From a single Streptomyces sp. NBC_01264 genomic region:
- a CDS encoding TetR/AcrR family transcriptional regulator C-terminal domain-containing protein, whose translation MVREEREAKPERPRLDRATVAATALRLLGDVGLDGLTLRAIAKELDVKAPALYWHFKDKQALLDEMATEMFRRMAADLDAARPPGDWSQALEAAMRGLREHLLRYRDGAKVYSGTHFTDMSYAAPMEAHLRTLVAGGFTAAGAARAWFTVYSYTIGYVIEEQSMGPLPGSDAEGYDLEARAERLAGYPLTAEAGPEMFRDQDAGFEAGLAAVLAGIAVTLLPPAK comes from the coding sequence GTGGTGAGAGAAGAACGAGAAGCAAAACCCGAAAGGCCCCGCCTCGACCGGGCGACGGTGGCCGCCACGGCCCTGCGGCTGCTCGGAGACGTCGGCCTGGACGGGCTGACCCTGCGGGCCATCGCCAAGGAGCTGGACGTCAAGGCGCCCGCCCTGTACTGGCACTTCAAGGACAAGCAGGCGCTGCTCGACGAGATGGCCACCGAGATGTTCCGCCGGATGGCGGCGGACCTGGACGCGGCCCGGCCGCCCGGCGACTGGTCCCAGGCGCTGGAGGCCGCGATGCGGGGGCTCAGGGAACACCTGCTGCGCTACCGGGACGGGGCCAAGGTCTACAGCGGTACGCACTTCACCGACATGAGCTACGCGGCTCCGATGGAGGCCCATCTGCGGACGCTCGTCGCGGGCGGCTTCACGGCAGCGGGTGCGGCCCGGGCTTGGTTCACCGTGTACAGCTACACCATCGGGTACGTGATCGAGGAGCAGTCGATGGGTCCGCTGCCCGGCTCGGACGCCGAGGGCTACGACCTGGAGGCACGCGCCGAACGGCTCGCCGGTTACCCGCTGACGGCCGAAGCGGGCCCGGAGATGTTCCGCGATCAGGACGCCGGCTTCGAAGCGGGCCTCGCGGCCGTGCTCGCGGGCATCGCCGTGACCCTGCTCCCGCCTGCCAAGTAG
- a CDS encoding FAD-dependent monooxygenase, whose product MTELNSVKEIGAPDVLVVGAGPTGLALALDLTRRGVRALVVERADALFPGSRGKGLQPRTLEVFDDFGVGDAVREASDHAPIGLIWQDGRPVGEHDMLGDAGVGGPTETEPHPRARLLPQWRTQEILFERLTGLGGRVRFGVALTGFDQDTDGVGAHLSDGSTLRVAYLVAADGGRSTVRRALGIGMTGETVDPAPMVVADVRLRAGALDRDHWHLFPGPDGGFAALCPLPGTDEHQFVARTDDLDIPAAVAALTHLGAEDVTEVRWASDFRPRAAIADRFRDGRVLLAGDAAHVHSPAGGQGLNTSVQDAYNLGWKLGQVLRHGADPALLDSYEEERQPVAAHVLGLSTRIHRGQAERGDATRQLGLGYRGGPLSEGTAGALEAGDRAPDGPLPDGRRLFDLFRGPHFTLLAVGTDAELPPVRSEFLHVHRIGPYEPYGKGLFLVRPDGYVGWAGEDATGLARYLARLARSVSPTTAS is encoded by the coding sequence ATGACCGAACTTAACAGCGTTAAGGAAATCGGGGCTCCCGACGTGCTCGTCGTCGGCGCCGGCCCCACGGGACTGGCCCTCGCCCTGGACCTCACCCGCCGCGGCGTCCGCGCCCTGGTCGTCGAGCGGGCCGACGCCCTCTTCCCCGGCTCGCGGGGCAAGGGCCTTCAGCCGAGGACCCTGGAGGTCTTCGACGACTTCGGCGTCGGGGACGCGGTGCGGGAGGCGAGCGATCACGCGCCCATCGGGCTGATCTGGCAGGACGGCCGGCCCGTGGGCGAGCACGACATGCTCGGCGACGCCGGCGTCGGCGGCCCCACGGAGACCGAGCCCCATCCGCGCGCCCGGCTGCTGCCCCAGTGGCGCACCCAGGAGATCCTGTTCGAGCGCCTCACCGGGCTCGGGGGCCGGGTCCGCTTCGGCGTCGCCCTGACCGGCTTCGACCAGGACACCGACGGGGTCGGCGCACATCTCTCGGACGGCAGCACGCTGCGCGTCGCCTACCTCGTCGCCGCCGACGGCGGCCGCTCCACCGTCCGCAGGGCCCTGGGCATCGGCATGACCGGCGAGACGGTGGATCCCGCCCCGATGGTCGTCGCCGACGTCCGGCTGCGCGCCGGGGCCTTGGACCGCGACCACTGGCACCTGTTCCCGGGGCCGGACGGCGGCTTCGCCGCCCTGTGTCCGCTGCCCGGCACCGACGAGCACCAGTTCGTCGCGCGGACGGACGATCTCGACATCCCCGCCGCGGTCGCCGCCCTGACCCACCTCGGCGCCGAGGACGTCACCGAGGTCCGGTGGGCCTCCGACTTCAGGCCGCGCGCCGCCATTGCCGACCGGTTCCGCGACGGCCGGGTGCTGCTCGCGGGCGACGCCGCGCACGTGCACTCCCCCGCCGGCGGCCAGGGGCTCAACACCAGCGTGCAGGACGCCTACAACCTCGGCTGGAAGCTCGGACAGGTACTGCGCCACGGTGCGGATCCGGCCCTCCTGGACAGCTACGAGGAGGAACGCCAGCCCGTCGCCGCGCACGTACTGGGCCTGTCCACGCGGATCCACCGCGGCCAGGCGGAGCGCGGCGACGCCACCCGCCAGCTCGGCCTCGGCTACCGGGGCGGCCCCCTCTCCGAAGGGACGGCGGGCGCCCTGGAAGCCGGGGACCGCGCCCCCGACGGGCCGCTGCCGGACGGGCGCAGGCTCTTCGACCTGTTCCGGGGACCGCACTTCACCCTGCTGGCCGTCGGCACGGACGCGGAACTGCCTCCCGTGAGATCGGAGTTCCTCCACGTCCACCGGATCGGACCCTACGAGCCGTACGGCAAGGGCCTCTTCCTGGTCCGGCCCGACGGGTACGTCGGCTGGGCGGGCGAGGACGCGACCGGACTGGCCCGCTACCTCGCCCGCCTGGCTCGTTCTGTTTCACCCACGACGGCGAGCTGA
- a CDS encoding alpha/beta hydrolase: MQTRSADDAHRRVVWGIALVLIAVTTLLGAGPGADKAIALPAPPVPVLAWGPCADDPGDGFECATAQVPLDYRRPTGSTIPIAVTRRLAADPARRTGVLVLHPGGPGNSGVNFARNSYDALPAALRDGFDVVGYDMRGVARSGQVECWNDAEYSAAVDAARGVPGPGALQTAVRQGREFAAACRERAGGFVPFIGTGSNAKDLDLLRQALGEETLTFYGRSFGSYVGTVYAAQFPRRVRAMVLDGAYDPRRYAEVPYAYDAAQFTALDTAVGRFLDWCAQNATACGFGGGNPRQAFEQLKRDLDADPVITPSGRPATGYTLAYRLMFNINSGKEIWPYLGEALALAQAHKTSFLLSPPSPGSFDFLNVNLAVECADRVYPSSRLLLGALVSAEAASAPLLGPPIGLGPPTYDHNHAPACAQWQLERPSRYEGSYRAAGSAPILVLGTTGDPDTPYQDAVALAGTLDAGRLLTFEAEGHTAYNRSACVSALVNDYLATLALPARGTVCADETPPEALGRRTTAPAPVDETNDVIPTLR; encoded by the coding sequence ATGCAGACCCGTTCAGCCGATGACGCGCACCGGCGAGTGGTGTGGGGGATAGCCCTCGTCCTGATCGCCGTCACCACGCTCCTCGGAGCCGGGCCCGGGGCCGACAAGGCCATCGCGCTGCCCGCCCCGCCCGTACCCGTCCTGGCCTGGGGGCCCTGCGCCGACGACCCGGGCGACGGCTTCGAGTGCGCGACCGCCCAGGTGCCGCTCGACTACCGGCGGCCCACCGGAAGCACGATCCCGATCGCCGTCACCCGGCGGCTCGCCGCCGACCCCGCCCGCCGCACCGGCGTCCTGGTGCTGCACCCCGGCGGACCCGGCAACTCCGGCGTGAACTTCGCCCGCAACAGCTACGACGCACTGCCCGCCGCCCTCCGCGACGGCTTCGACGTCGTCGGGTACGACATGCGCGGCGTGGCACGCAGCGGCCAGGTGGAGTGCTGGAACGACGCGGAGTACTCGGCCGCCGTCGACGCCGCGCGCGGAGTTCCCGGCCCGGGAGCCCTGCAGACCGCCGTCCGGCAGGGCCGGGAGTTCGCCGCCGCCTGCCGCGAACGCGCCGGCGGGTTCGTGCCGTTCATCGGCACCGGGTCGAACGCCAAGGACCTCGACCTGCTGCGCCAGGCCCTCGGCGAGGAGACCCTCACCTTCTACGGCCGTTCCTTCGGCAGCTACGTCGGCACCGTCTACGCCGCCCAGTTCCCCCGGCGCGTGCGCGCCATGGTCCTGGACGGGGCCTACGATCCGCGCCGCTACGCGGAGGTGCCCTACGCCTACGACGCCGCGCAGTTCACCGCCCTGGACACGGCGGTCGGCCGGTTCCTCGACTGGTGCGCCCAGAACGCCACCGCCTGCGGATTCGGAGGGGGCAACCCCCGGCAGGCCTTCGAACAGCTCAAGCGGGACCTGGACGCCGATCCCGTCATCACCCCGAGCGGACGCCCGGCCACCGGCTACACCCTCGCCTACCGCCTGATGTTCAACATCAACTCGGGCAAGGAGATCTGGCCCTACCTGGGAGAGGCACTGGCCCTGGCCCAGGCCCACAAGACCTCCTTCCTCCTCTCACCCCCCTCACCCGGCTCCTTCGACTTCCTGAACGTCAACCTGGCCGTCGAGTGCGCCGACCGCGTCTACCCGAGCAGCCGGCTCCTCCTGGGCGCGCTCGTCAGCGCGGAGGCCGCCTCGGCGCCGCTGCTCGGGCCGCCCATCGGCCTGGGACCGCCCACCTACGACCACAACCACGCGCCCGCCTGCGCGCAGTGGCAGCTGGAACGTCCCAGCCGCTACGAGGGCTCGTACCGGGCGGCCGGTTCCGCCCCGATCCTGGTCCTCGGCACGACCGGGGACCCGGACACCCCGTACCAGGACGCCGTGGCCCTGGCCGGGACGCTGGACGCCGGCCGGCTCCTGACCTTCGAGGCCGAGGGGCACACCGCCTACAACCGGAGCGCGTGCGTCAGCGCACTCGTCAACGACTACCTGGCCACCCTGGCCCTGCCCGCGCGGGGCACGGTCTGCGCGGACGAGACGCCCCCGGAGGCGCTCGGCCGGCGCACCACCGCTCCCGCGCCGGTCGACGAGACGAACGACGTGATCCCCACCCTGCGGTGA
- a CDS encoding PIG-L family deacetylase, with product MSLASRTRLAGMLAALTVGAVGVTTWAYGYGTTPEPAAPGASLRPGVTEGTVLQVVAHPDDDLFFMNPDLSRSISTGIKVATVYLTSGEADGRNEAHSPHMQDPTGPADRAAYAEARQNGIRAAYAQMATGDRTSAWQRRSIPTVGDGSAEVDVLVARPEVNLVWMQLREARSISGDNPDSLRGLWDGRVPALGSQLTSGTPVKTAFSYDKDQVVEAIAAIFARYRPTTIRTQDPTPGRSRGGGAFLDHQDHMYGARFVQAATERYAKSSDRPHFSVQNYVSYPNSALPPVLDPQAAEEKLGYLKTYAWSDHQDWCGSPAGCGDRKTATRPAGAGWSRTIRYGRSDITSWITEGTPGRLWAFAVLDGRMASWSRSGDKAPWQGPEFLDGSGMDAGATAMRLPDGRVAVFGTRTTLGATPQEYRRELVYRVQAAPDGAFGPWVSLGTPDTEDVSGTSAISAPAVAVDRTGRMTVYVRDSGRTLRASAQSAPDGAFGSWESLGGSDLRGDPVTATDAAGRRHVYAATAQSVLAWIQPAPDAPFGAPVPTGLPAVTGPLSASPRGDGVSLYFRRPGTGAVGTSLVTAGGTAPQFSPVTEAGGEGGYGSVGVAGDLLTGRAGAGTIGVSNTDGGPAWYESQMHYTGAPSALTAQDGTVLGVVLGLDAALHVTTAPPADSEPLGDRPPSSPWYPAVPPPDDAADDRAGSGWQR from the coding sequence ATGTCCCTGGCCAGCCGCACCCGCCTCGCGGGCATGCTCGCCGCGCTCACCGTCGGCGCCGTCGGAGTGACCACCTGGGCCTACGGGTACGGAACCACGCCCGAGCCGGCGGCCCCCGGGGCGTCACTCCGCCCGGGTGTGACCGAGGGCACGGTCCTTCAGGTCGTCGCGCATCCCGACGACGACCTGTTCTTCATGAACCCCGACCTGAGCCGCTCCATATCGACGGGCATCAAGGTCGCCACCGTCTACCTCACCTCCGGCGAGGCCGACGGCCGCAACGAGGCCCACAGCCCGCACATGCAGGACCCCACGGGTCCGGCCGACCGCGCCGCTTACGCGGAAGCCCGGCAGAACGGCATACGCGCGGCCTACGCGCAGATGGCCACCGGCGACCGCACCAGCGCCTGGCAGCGCCGCTCCATACCCACCGTCGGCGACGGGAGCGCCGAGGTGGACGTCCTCGTCGCGCGGCCCGAGGTCAACCTGGTCTGGATGCAGCTGCGCGAGGCGCGCAGCATCTCCGGGGACAATCCGGACAGTTTGCGCGGGCTGTGGGACGGCCGGGTCCCCGCCCTGGGGTCCCAGCTCACGTCGGGGACACCGGTCAAGACCGCGTTCTCGTACGACAAGGACCAGGTCGTCGAGGCCATCGCGGCGATCTTCGCGCGGTACCGGCCGACCACCATACGGACGCAGGACCCGACGCCCGGCCGGTCGCGCGGCGGTGGCGCCTTCCTCGACCACCAGGACCACATGTACGGGGCCCGCTTCGTGCAGGCCGCCACCGAGCGCTACGCGAAGTCCTCGGACCGGCCGCACTTCTCGGTCCAGAACTACGTGAGCTACCCCAACAGCGCCCTGCCTCCGGTCCTCGACCCGCAGGCCGCCGAGGAGAAGCTCGGCTACCTCAAGACCTATGCCTGGTCCGACCACCAGGACTGGTGCGGCAGCCCCGCCGGCTGCGGCGACCGCAAGACGGCGACCCGGCCCGCGGGCGCCGGCTGGAGCCGGACCATCCGCTACGGCCGGAGCGACATCACCTCCTGGATCACCGAGGGCACGCCCGGCCGGCTGTGGGCCTTCGCCGTGCTGGACGGACGGATGGCCTCCTGGTCGCGCAGCGGGGACAAGGCTCCTTGGCAGGGGCCCGAGTTCCTCGACGGGTCCGGGATGGACGCGGGTGCGACGGCGATGCGGCTTCCCGACGGCAGGGTCGCGGTCTTCGGCACCCGGACCACGCTGGGCGCCACGCCCCAGGAGTACCGGCGCGAGCTCGTGTACCGCGTCCAGGCGGCGCCCGACGGCGCCTTCGGCCCCTGGGTGTCGCTGGGCACGCCGGACACGGAGGACGTGTCGGGTACCTCGGCGATCAGCGCACCGGCCGTCGCAGTGGACCGTACCGGCCGGATGACCGTCTACGTACGCGATTCCGGGCGCACCCTGCGTGCCAGCGCCCAGTCGGCCCCCGACGGCGCCTTCGGCTCGTGGGAATCCCTGGGCGGCTCCGACCTGCGGGGCGACCCGGTCACCGCGACGGACGCGGCCGGGCGGCGCCACGTGTACGCGGCCACGGCCCAGAGCGTGCTGGCCTGGATCCAGCCGGCCCCGGACGCCCCCTTCGGCGCCCCCGTCCCGACCGGGCTGCCGGCGGTCACCGGGCCGCTCTCGGCGAGCCCGCGGGGAGACGGGGTCTCCCTGTACTTCCGCCGCCCCGGTACGGGCGCCGTCGGCACGAGCCTGGTCACCGCGGGCGGGACCGCACCGCAGTTCTCCCCGGTCACCGAGGCGGGCGGCGAGGGCGGCTACGGCTCCGTCGGCGTCGCGGGGGACCTGCTCACCGGCCGCGCCGGCGCGGGCACGATCGGCGTCTCGAACACGGACGGCGGACCGGCCTGGTACGAGTCCCAGATGCACTACACGGGCGCCCCCTCGGCCTTGACCGCCCAGGACGGTACGGTGCTCGGCGTCGTTCTCGGCCTGGACGCCGCACTGCACGTCACGACGGCTCCCCCGGCGGACTCCGAGCCGCTCGGCGACCGTCCGCCCTCCTCCCCCTGGTACCCCGCCGTCCCGCCCCCGGACGACGCGGCGGACGACCGCGCGGGCTCCGGGTGGCAGCGCTGA